The Sulfolobus islandicus Y.N.15.51 sequence TTGTGAAATTTATTTCAGTTGATCCACTAAAACCAAACGCTATTGAGGAACTAAAAAAGGCAATAAAGGAGTTTGAGCCAATAGGTGTTAAATTACACCCACAGCTGCAAGGTTTCAATCCTCTAGACGAAAGGGCATTAAAACTTTACGAGATAATTGATAGCCACGGGCTAGTTGTTGTTTTTCACACTGGTACATCTGGTATTGGGGCTGGTGTAAAATCGAGTATTAGATTAGATTATGGCAGACCAATTTACTTTGATGAAATAGCGGTGAGATATCATAACATGAAAATCGTATTAGCCCACTTCGGTTGGCCGTGGACTGAAGAGGCAATTGCAATTGCGTTACATAAGCCTAATATTTATTTAGATCTTTCAGGGTGGGCTCCGAGATACATTCCTCAAACGATTTGGAATAATGCTAAAAGACTTAGTGATAAATTATTGTTTGGCTCAGATTTCCCTCTAATAAGGCCAGAACGTTGGATAGAGGAGTTCAAGAGTATAAATTTAAGTCAAGATATCAAGGATAAAATATTGAAGCATAACGCTGAGAGGTTAATCAATAGGTGTTAGTTTTTAAATGATAACATAATTCGAATTTTTAAAAAAAGAATTTAACCTATTTCTTCTGCTCTTATATTGCTTACTGGTCTCCATCCAACTCCGTAAGCTATTGCAGTCCCAATTAATCCTATGGCTAAGTTGATAAGAGTTGATATTACTCCTATATACATTGGCCCTAAAGGTGTTAAGAAAGACGAGGTTTTAAGTGGACCAAAGTGATTAGCCAACAATGTTAGATATATCCCGCTAAACATTCCTCCCACCCAACCTCCCACTAACGCATAACCATGGAGCTTATTAGTATAGAGTCCTAGAAACACTGAAGGTAAAGTTTGTAAAATAATTATACCACCCAATAATTGTAACTGTATGGCATATGTTGATGGTGTAGCGAATACGAGAGCTAAGGCTAAAAATTTAAATGCAGTAGAAATCCATTTAGCTAATGCTGATTCTGTACTAGGAGACATATTGGGTTTAAACTCCTTTATGATGTTCCTAGTAAGTAAATTAGCTGCTCCAATTGCCATTATGGCTGCAGGAACTAGACCTCCTATGAAAATTCCCAATAATGCTATTCCAACAAACCAATCTGGCATTGAATACCCTATTAGAGCGGGAACAGTTACTGCACCAGAATGTGTTTTAGCGATAAAACTAATCACATTGGGATTGGCGTAGGCTAGGATGCCAAATAGAGCTATAATGGCTAATATGATCGAGTAGAAGGGTTGTAATGCTAGGGATAATTTAAGGGATTTCTTAGAATCTGAACTTACACTTGCATTCACGGCGTGAGGATATAGATAAAGGGCGAATGCGCTTCCAATAGCTAAAGAAATATAAGCAGTATGTGCAGCTAGGGTGTTAGGTAAATAGTTATAGAAAATTGGCTTATTAACATTATTTAATGCCAAATTAATCTGTGAACTTAATGTTTGAGCGTTATGAAATGCACCCGAAAATCCTCCAAAAGCTAGTGGGACATATATTGCAATACTTATTACTGTACCTAAAATTATGATATCCTTATATACTGCAGTTAACGCTGCACCCCTAAGACCACTCGTAAATACGAACGCTGCCAAGATTATAAAGGCTACCAAAAGGCTTAGATCACTTGCTAGTGAAATGTTACTAACTCCTAAACCTAATAATAGGATAAGTAATGCTACTTGCATACCCACTATTTGTAACGCTATATAGGGCAATTCAGCAACCACTCCGGTAATTGCGACAAGTCCAGCTAGAATCTTGTTGTTAAATCTATCCTTAATAAAATCCGCTGCTGTAATATATCCCCTGTTTTTAGCAATTGTCCATAATCTGGGCATGAAGAGTAGGGCTATGAAAGGAGTGACTGCAGAATAGAAGGCTGCGAAAAATCCAACTGGACCACTCGCTAGAACTAGAGAGGGTACTGCAATAAACGTGTATGCAGTGTATAAATCAGCAGTTAGTAGAAACCACATTAAGTATGGCCCCAATCTTCTTCCTGCTAGTGCCCATTCATGAAGCTTTGATAGATCTCCTCTTCTCCATCTGCTTCCGTAGAAACCTAAATATACAAAAATTACGAATAAAAATATAAACAGTACTATTGAAAGAATTGAGACATGTAACCCGTCCATGTTCTCAATCCCTTATAATCATGATAACTGCGTAGAATACAAGAGCCCCTATTGGCATTAGGATAATTTGATACCAATAAAATAACGGTAGTCCTAGGAGCGTTGGATCATTTTTGGAATAAAATGGTAATAGAGAGTACAGTATTATGAAGAGTAGAGCTAAAATCCCTACTATCACATAAAATTTACCCGCCATTATGTAATAATGTAAAAATCCTTTTTTAAGCTTTACTTTATTAAATAGTCCAACTGTTAATTTTAAACTTAAAATGTAATATCAAAGACATAAGTAGAATAATATATAACAGAAGTTACAAGAGTTCAAGACATGTTACCTATAGTCTGAAGTACTCCTTTACTGTCTCCCTTCCTTTATCTGCCATTCTCACGAATGTCCTTACACCATTCACAGTTAAACCCTTTTTAGTTATTACTAACCCTTCCTCTTACAAGATTTGCAAATGTATCAGTAAGGAACTTTTAGGTATTCGAGAGTACTCCAGTATCTCAGAGAACTTCATCTGACCGAAAGTGTACAAGGCTATTAACCATGAAAAGACTCTTTACCTATATCGTAAAATGAACCCTTATAAATCCTAATCTAATAGGCTGGGGAATACTTTATATAGTATTCTTGAGGAATAATAAGAGCTTACATTATGGAACCTGGATTTTTAAAAGAGATACCATTTACTAACGCAAAAATAATATATCAAAACTACGTTGCAGTGTGGTATTCCGATTTGGTAATACTATCGCTAAGTGCACTAGCTGTATCAATAGCGTTTATACTTTTTGTCAAACTGGAACTCTACCATATTTGCTAAGATACAGCAAATTAAAGGCGAGTATGTATGCACTTTCTATTTATCTGGGATTTTTAGTAATTGGATTAATAATAGAACTTCTAATGACCGCTGTAATCCCATTTATTTTTTCAAACAACGGGACAGGGATAATTACAATCCTTCAGAAATTCCCACTTTAATTCCAATATTGATCTTGGGAAGCTTATTCTTTATATCATTCTCAACACTTTTGGCAATATTAACAATTAAATTTAAGGAAATGAGAATGCAAAATTTAATTAGCTTCATACCTCTAATATTAGGCTTTATCTTCTATTCTCTATTCACATCTTCAGAATATCCAAACATTTTGGACTACACGTCTCTATACTTATCGATGATGCTTCTATTATATTATGGATATACTGGAAATACCACCAATAAACTTTCAGAATGCACGAGAAAGAGTATCTCTTGACGCTGTCATTTTATCTTCTGTATTATGGACTCTTATAATAACTATAATAGATATCATTATGATAAGAAGGATATACTTCACCAACATAGAAGAGAGTAGACAACTCTAGTGGTAATGTTCCCCGTGACGCTCTCCATGTGTTGGTTGCGTAATTTCAAGTAATTCGTTTTTAATTAGCTTCTCCAAGGCAGTCTTAGCATCAAGACCCATTCCGAGATATGCCTTCACATTATACCTCTTTAAAAACCTAAATCCTGGAGGACCCATTTCCGCTACAACAACTGCGTTAACACCTTTATCAATGGCGGATTTTAACATATGCACACCTCTGGCTGCAGTAGCATTTAATGCAGGATTCTCATATTCTTCTATTATTTTGTATTCGTTCCCATTTATTTCATAAATTTGAACAGCTAATCCTTCACTTGGTCCAGAAACATACCCATTTGTAACTGCTATTGCAACTTTCATATATACAATTTTCCTCTTTTATAGCATATAAAGTTAATGTATGATTTATCCATTTCAGATGAGTTGCTGGATATTTAGTATATCCGTGACGAAAGCATCTCAAAATAGATCTTAAGCTCGATACCTTAATTTTACCATAATAGCGCTACCTTCTCCATACCACATCCACCTCTACTACAGATAGTATAGGAAATTTAGAACGACTTTAATTTAAAAGTTATATTTTAATGAGAATGAGTTAATTTTAAATAGGAGCTATTCCAAAGTTATATATAGATGAGAAAATGAGTGAGGGAAGAATTCCATTAATAGGAGAGAAATTCCCTGAAATGGAAGTAATAACTACACATGGTAAGATAAAGTTACCAGACGACTACAAGGGGAGATGGTTCGTATTATTCAGTCATCCTGGTGACTTCACGCCAGTATGCACTACAGAGTTCTATTCATTTTCTAAGAAATACGAGGAATTCAAGAAGTTGAACACAGAGCTAATAGGACTTTCAGTTGACAGTAACATCTCTCATATTGAATGGGTGATGTGGATAGAGAAGAACCTAAAGGTTGAAGTTCCATTCCCAATAATTGCGGATCCAATGGGTAATGTAGCTAAGAGGTTAGGAATGATTCACGCAGAATCCTCTACGGCTACAGTTAGGGCAGTATTCATAATTGACGATAAGGGAACTGTGAGATTAATACTATACTACCCTATGGAGATTGGAAGGAATATTGATGAGATTCTAAGGGCTATTAGAGCATTACAATTAGTTGATAAAGCTGGAGTTGTAACACCAGCGAACTGGCCAAATAATGAACTAATAGGAGACAAGGTTATTAATCCAGCACCCAGAACTATAAAAGATGCCAAAATGAGATTAGGTCAGCCCTTTGATTGGTGGTTCACTTATAAAGAAGTTAAAACGACATAATATGAATTAATCTTTTTTAAATTATTTTTTCATTCTTTCAAA is a genomic window containing:
- a CDS encoding amidohydrolase family protein; translation: MIDFHFHAPVKEFLDFLGEYAEPAIKYFNAKVEVKGLKETLDYYESFGIKRFVVLPIDSMTFLGRRIPNQVVNLDDRIVKFISVDPLKPNAIEELKKAIKEFEPIGVKLHPQLQGFNPLDERALKLYEIIDSHGLVVVFHTGTSGIGAGVKSSIRLDYGRPIYFDEIAVRYHNMKIVLAHFGWPWTEEAIAIALHKPNIYLDLSGWAPRYIPQTIWNNAKRLSDKLLFGSDFPLIRPERWIEEFKSINLSQDIKDKILKHNAERLINRC
- a CDS encoding sodium:solute symporter family protein, whose product is MDGLHVSILSIVLFIFLFVIFVYLGFYGSRWRRGDLSKLHEWALAGRRLGPYLMWFLLTADLYTAYTFIAVPSLVLASGPVGFFAAFYSAVTPFIALLFMPRLWTIAKNRGYITAADFIKDRFNNKILAGLVAITGVVAELPYIALQIVGMQVALLILLLGLGVSNISLASDLSLLVAFIILAAFVFTSGLRGAALTAVYKDIIILGTVISIAIYVPLAFGGFSGAFHNAQTLSSQINLALNNVNKPIFYNYLPNTLAAHTAYISLAIGSAFALYLYPHAVNASVSSDSKKSLKLSLALQPFYSIILAIIALFGILAYANPNVISFIAKTHSGAVTVPALIGYSMPDWFVGIALLGIFIGGLVPAAIMAIGAANLLTRNIIKEFKPNMSPSTESALAKWISTAFKFLALALVFATPSTYAIQLQLLGGIIILQTLPSVFLGLYTNKLHGYALVGGWVGGMFSGIYLTLLANHFGPLKTSSFLTPLGPMYIGVISTLINLAIGLIGTAIAYGVGWRPVSNIRAEEIG
- a CDS encoding DUF3311 domain-containing protein gives rise to the protein MAGKFYVIVGILALLFIILYSLLPFYSKNDPTLLGLPLFYWYQIILMPIGALVFYAVIMIIRD
- a CDS encoding NifB/NifX family molybdenum-iron cluster-binding protein, which gives rise to MKVAIAVTNGYVSGPSEGLAVQIYEINGNEYKIIEEYENPALNATAARGVHMLKSAIDKGVNAVVVAEMGPPGFRFLKRYNVKAYLGMGLDAKTALEKLIKNELLEITQPTHGERHGEHYH
- a CDS encoding peroxiredoxin, producing the protein MSEGRIPLIGEKFPEMEVITTHGKIKLPDDYKGRWFVLFSHPGDFTPVCTTEFYSFSKKYEEFKKLNTELIGLSVDSNISHIEWVMWIEKNLKVEVPFPIIADPMGNVAKRLGMIHAESSTATVRAVFIIDDKGTVRLILYYPMEIGRNIDEILRAIRALQLVDKAGVVTPANWPNNELIGDKVINPAPRTIKDAKMRLGQPFDWWFTYKEVKTT